One region of Peromyscus eremicus chromosome 4, PerEre_H2_v1, whole genome shotgun sequence genomic DNA includes:
- the LOC131908232 gene encoding olfactory receptor 8K3-like yields MEKQNLSVLNEFILMGITDRPELQAPFFVMFFLIYVASVVGNLGMILLTKLDERLQTPMYFFLRHLAFIDFGYSTAVGPKMLVNFVTNENTIPYNWCAIQLALFIFFIISELFVLVAMAYDRYVAICSPLLYTVIMSQKACWVLVIIPYLFSAFLSLITTIKIFISSFCGHKVISHFYCDSLPLLTLICSGTHDIELIILIFSAFNLVSSLSVVLVSYILILVAIIRMNSAEGRHKAFSTCGSHLTVVVVLYGTLFFMYVQPKSSHSFETDKMASVFYTLVIPMLNPIIYSLRNKEVKGALQKLWKKCV; encoded by the coding sequence ATGGAGAAGCAGAACCTCTCTGTGCTGAATGAATTCATTCTCATGGGTATCACAGACCGCCCTGAACTACAGGCTCCTTTTTTTGTAATGTTCTTTCTCATCTATGTTGCCTCAGTGGTGGGAAATTTGGGTATGATCCTCCTCACCAAGTTGGATGAGAGGCTACAAACACCTATGTACTTTTTTCTCAGACATCTGGCTTTCATTGATTTTGGTTACTCAACAGCTGTGGGACCCAAAATGTTGGTAAACTTTGTAACAAATGAAAATACCATCCCCTATAACTGGTGTGCCATTCAGCTAGCTTTGTTCATCTTCTTCATCATTAGTGAGTTATTTGTTCTGGTAGcaatggcctatgaccgctatgtggccatctgcagcCCTCTGCTCTATACAGTCATCATGTCTCAGAAAGCGTGCTGGGTATTGGTGATAATTCCCTATCTCTTCAgtgcctttctctctctgatcACCACcatcaaaatttttatttcatccttCTGTGGTCATAAAGTCATTAGTCACTTTTACTGTGACAGCCTTCCTTTGTTGACCTTGATCTGCTCAGGAACACATGACATTGAACTTATAATATTGATCTTCTCAGCATTTAATTTGGTTTCATCCCTTTCTGTAGTACTTGTGTCCTACATATTGATCCTCGTGGCCATCATCAGGATGAACTCTGCAGAGGGCAGACACAAGGCCTTCTCTACCTGTGGGTCTCACCTGACAGTGGTAGTTGTATTATATGGGACTCTGTTTTTTATGTACGTACAGCCCAAATCTAGTCATTCTTTTGAGACTGATAAAATGGCATCTGTATTCTACACCTTGGTAATCCCCATGTTGAATCCCATTATCTACAGCTTGAGAAACAAAGAGGTAAAAGGTGCCCTTCAAAAGCTATGGAAAAAATGTGTATAA